ATGTCGGACTTAATTTCAAAGTATGCAGATCGGGGAATGTATGCTGACATGGAGGAAGATTAATATTAATGTACTTAAATCTAGGGGCAGCAAAAGGCATTTTTAAAGAAATAACTAGCTAGTCAGTATGTTTGTCTATTTTTTATCATGCTGCATAGGTAGGTTTCTTTCAAATGCCTAATTAGGGGGAAAATTTTGATCGTCAGGGTAATAAACCAAGTAATAATTTTATCACTTATGATGCTTATAGGAGTATTTGCAAAAAAGAAAAATATAATAACTGAAGAAGGAGAAAAAAGTCTGTCGAGTTTTTTAGTCAATATCACTCTTCCGTCACTTCTCATCACCTCCTTTAACTATAGGTATTCAGAAAAGATGATTGCTAATGCAGAAAGTATATTTTTGTATTCAATTATTATTCACATAGTGATTATATTGTTGAGTAAAGTTTGTGCTTATAAATATGAAGATAAAGTAAAGAAAGTAATGAGATTTATTATTATATTTTCTAACAGTGGATTTATGGGATATCCAGTGCTGGAGGGACTTTTTGGAAAAGTGGGAATCTTTTATGGAGCAATTTTTAATATACCTCTTAACATATTTATGTTTAGTGTAGGAATTGCCATATATACAGGTAAAAATGATATTAGAAATATAAAGAATGTAATTTCTAATCCAGTTATAATTTCAACTGTTGTTGGATTTTTAATGTTTGTATTTTCTATAAAACTTCCATATGTTATAGATACCACATTGAGTAGTGTAGGTTCTATGACCACACCGCTTTCTATGATTATAGTAGGAACTATGCTGGCAGGAGTGAAACTGAAAGATATTTTTTCGGGATTCCAGGTATATTATACTTCATTTATGAGATTGATATTAGTGCCTCTAGTTACTGTTTTACTCTTGAAACTTATGAAGGCAGATAGTTTTATGATTCAAATGTGTGCTGTAATTGAAGCAATGCCATCAGCTGTTCTAGCTTCTGTGCTTGCACAGCAGTATGGAGCAGATAATAAATTGGCAGCTAGAAGCGTTTTTATAACTACTATAATTTCAATGATTACTATCCCTATTGTAGTTATATTTATACAATTTCTAACTAAAGTTTGAAGGAGGGTTACATATTGTTTGATACACACGTACATACTAATTTTTCTACGGATTCTGATATGAAAATAGAAGAAGCTATAAAATCTGCAAAAGAAAAAGGTATATCTTTTATAACAACAGAACATATGGATATCAATTTTCCAAAAGAAGGTCTGTTTTGTTTTAACGTAGATGAATATTTAAACAAGTATTTAAAATATAGAAATGACAACCTACTTCTCGGCATAGAGCTTGGAATGAAGGAGGATTGTTTAGAACAAAGCAGAAAGTTAATAAAGGATAATTCTTTTGACTATGTAATTGGATCTATACATTTAGTGGAGAACTTAGATCTCTATTATTCAGATTATTATGAAGGCAAAAGTAAAAAAGAAGCTTATTTTAAATATTTGGAGGATATGCTAAAGAATTTAAAACAATTTGAGTTTATAGATAGTCTGGGTCACATTGATTATATAGCTAGGTATGCTAAATTTGAGGATAAAGAATTATACTACAGTGATTTTCCAGATGTAATAGATGAGATATTCAAAGTGGTCATAGATAAAGAAAAATGTTTGGAGTTAAATACCAGGAGAATTAAAAATAAAAATTCAATAAAAAATATGTTGGAAATATATAAAAGATTTAATGAATTAGGAGGAAAATATATAACAGTAGGGTCTGATGCCCATAATTTAGATTCCATGGGAAGTAACTTTAGGGAAGCAGTAGAAATTGCCAGAAGGTGTAATTTAAAAATAGTATATTTTAAAAATAGAAAAGAAGAGTATGATAAAGAGGTGTAGATTATGGATTTTACAAATAATTCGGCTGAAGTAATCAAGCAATTAGATAAAGAAGGAGCTTTCCTTACAAGTAAATATAATGGGAAAGTAAATACTATGACAATAGGATGGGGAAGCATAGGTTTTGTATGGAGGAAACCTGTGTTCACTGTGCTTGTGAGACAATCCAGATATACTAAGGAGTTTATAGAAAATAGCGGTAATTTTACAGTAAGTGTTCCTTTTAGAAGTGATATGAAGAAGGCCCTTGCAATATGTGGAACTAAATCTGGTAGGAATATAGATAAATTCAAGGTGTGTAATTTGCAGCTTAATTCAGGTAGAAGTGTAGATAGCCCGGTAATAGCAGGATGTGACATGTATTATGAATGTAAGATTATATATAAACAGGATATGAAAAAAGAACTTTTGACAAAGGAAGTAGATTTAAATTGTTATCTTGATGGAGATTATCATACAGTTTATTATGGAGAAATAGTAAATTGCTATGAAAAATAAAGTTCTCATTGTAAAGATATTTAATTTTTATAGGTAAAACATATGTTGTATAAGTACTATGAGTTCATACATAGTATTTATACAGTATGTGTTTTATTTTTTTAGTTAGAAACTATATAAGTTAGATTTCTATTTTACAGAATTAAAGTTATTAACTTAAAACTCTTCTATTATAAGTAGAGGAATATTGTTGTGTAAATTTTTTATATATCAAAATAATACATCATATTCAAATCTATATAATACAAAAACAGGTCGAAATAATCAAAAAAAGATAGGAACTTTAAGAATAAAATGTAATTATGAAAATGATTAATAAAAGTTATATAAAATTAATTAAGGGGGTTGTTTAATTGAATGATGTTTTAAACAAACTTTATACTGCAAATCAAAGTAAAAGAATAGAAAAATTAACTAACGATTTATACTCGGTAACTCCTGAAATCGAAGCGCAAAGAGCAGTTTTAATAACGGAATCTTTTAAGGAAACTGAAGCTTATCCTATGATTATTAGAAGAGCTAAAGCTTTAGAAAAAATACTAAATGAAATGGATATAGTTATTCGTGATGAAGAACTTATTGTAGGAAATTTAACTAAAAAACCTAGGGCGGCTTCAATATTTCCGGAATTTTCAAACAAGTGGCTTTTAGAGGAATTTGATACTCTTGCAAAAAGAACTGGTGATGTATTCCTTATTAGTGAAGATGTAAAATCACAACTTAGAGAAGTATTTAAATATTGGGATGGAAAAACAACAAATGAGCTTGCAACAGAGTATATGTTTTCAGAAACGAAGGAAGCAATGGAAGCAGGGGTATTTACTGTTGGAAATTATTACTTCAATGGTATAGGTCATATTTCTGTAGATTATGCAAAAGTATTATCTAAAGGATTTAACGGTATAATTGAAGATGCGGAAAGTGAAAAGGCTAAAGCAGATAAACAAGATCCAGATTACATAAAGAAGGATCAGTTTTTAACAGCTGTAATCATAACTTCAAAAGCTGTTATTAAATTTGCTAGACGTTTTGCAGAATTAGCTAGAAATTTAGCAAGTCAATCATTGGATTCACGAAGACGTGAAGAGTTAATGCAAATAGCTGAAAATTGTCAGTGGGTACCTGAAAGACCAGCTAGAACATTTTATGAGGCTCTACAATCATTTTGGTTTGTACAATCTATTATTCAGATAGAATCTAATGGACATTCAATTTCACCTATGCGTTTTGACCAATATATGTATCCTTATTTTAAGAAGGATATATCAAACGGACTTATTACACAAGAAAAAGCTCAAGAACTTTTAGATTGTCTATGGGTTAAATTTAATGATGTTAATAAAGTTCGTGATGAAGGATCAACAAAAGCATTTGGTGGATATCCAATGTTCCAGAACTTAATTGTAGGTGGACAAACTATTGATGGAAGAGATGCTACAAATGAGCTTTCATTTATGTGTCTTGAAGCTACTGCACATACCAAGTTACCACAACCGTCAATTTCAATAAGAGCTTGGAACAAAACTCCAGATGAGTTATTATTAAAAGCTGCTGAAGTAACTCGTTTAGGTTTAGGTATGCCAGCTTACTATAATGATGAAGTTATCATCCCTTCTTTGACAAGTCGAGGTCTTACATTAGAAGATGCTAGAGATTATGGTATTATTGGGTGCGTAGAACCTCAAAAAGGTGGAAAGACTGAAGGGTGGCATGATGCTGCATTCTTTAATATTGTAAAGGTATTAGAGATAACTATAAATAATGGTATGGATAATGGAAAACAGATAGGATTAAGAACTGGAGACTTCGCTTCTTTTACATCATTTGAGAAACTATTTGATGCATACAAATTGCAAATGGAATATTTTGTTAAACTTTTAGTTAATGCAGATAACAGCGTAGATCTAGCACACGGAGAGAGAGCACCATTACCATTCTTATCTTCAATGGCAGACGATTGTATAGCTAGAGGAAAATCATTACAAGAAGGAGGAGCGCATTACAACTTTACAGGACCACAAGGAGTAGGAGTTGCAAATGCAGCAGACTCATTAGAAGCTATTAAAAAACTTGTTTTTGAAGACAAAAAAATAAGTTTACAGGATTTAAAGAATGCGTTAGATACTAATTTTGGTGAATGTAAGAAAAGTCCAATGTCTGAACTTGCTAAGAGCATAAATGAAGTGGGTGATATGAAAGGATTAACACCTGAAACTATATTGAAAGTTATTGAGAAATTATTATCAGAAGAAAAGAAAACCTCATTAGAAGGCTTGGAACCGGGTAAAGATATTAACTTAGGTAGTTATGGAAATAAAGAGAGTATTCGCCAAATGCTATTAAATAGAGCACCTAAGTTTGGTAATGACATAGATGAGGTTGATGATTTAGCACGAGAAGCTGCATTAATTTACTGTAATGAAGTTGAAAAATACACTAATCCACGTAATGGTCAATTCCAACCAGGACTTTATCCTGTTTCTGCAAATGTTCCAATGGGATCACAGACAGGAGCAACACCAGATGGAAGAAAAGCTGGGGAACCACTAGCAGATGGTGTATCACCAGTTTCAGGAAGAGATGCAATGGGACCAACTGCAGCTGCTAATTCTGTTGCGAAAATAGACCATTGTAAAGCTTCAAATGGTACATTATTTAATCAAAAGTTTCATCCATCTGCTTTAGAAGGTCAGACTGGCTTACAGAATTTATCTTCTCTAGTAAGAACCTTTTTCGATGAAAAAGGATTACATGTACAATTTAATGTAGTAAGTAGAGAAACGCTTTTAGATGCTCAAAAGAATCCTGAAAATTATAGAAATCTAGTAGTACGTGTAGCTGGATATAGTGCTCACTTTACTTCTTTAGATAAGTCAATTCAGGATGATATTATAAAAAGAACAGAACATACTTTTTAGTCAGTTTGGTTCCATATATGTTGAGGAAGGGTTTTTACTACTTCCTCATTTTTAAATTAGTAAAAGAGAGTTAGTTGTAAAGTTTTTTATAGAGCAGCTTTTTATAGGAGGAAAAGTTATGTTGAATTATCAAGTGAATTTAGATAAAAAAGGAGTTATTTTTGATATACAGAGATTTTCTGTTCATGATGGACCGGGAATTCGTACAATAGTCTTTTTTAAAGGCTGCCCATTATCTTGTCGTTGGTGTAGTAACCCAGAATCTCAGTGTATGGAGCCACAAGTAATGTTTATTCCAAGCAAATGTATAGGATGTAAAAAGTGCTATGAAGTTTGCAGCAATGGAGCAATAGACTTCAACCTTCCTTCTAGAGTTGATCAGAATAAATGTGTTAAGTGTGGTAAGTGTGTTGAAAATTGTTATGCTGGAGCTTTGAATTTAGCAGGAAACACGAGAACTGTAAAGGAATTGTTACTAGAATTGAAAAAGGATAATATATATTATAGACGATCTGGTGGTGGAATTACTTTATCAGGAGGAGAAGTAACAGCTCAACCTGAGTTTGCTGAAGAATTATTAAAAGGATGCAAACAAAATGGTTGGCACACAGCCATTGAAACCGCAGCATTTACATCTCCAAAGGTTTTAGAAAGGATGTTACCCTGGATTGATTTAGTTATGCTTGATATTAAGCACATGGATGCAAATAAACATTTAGAGTATACAGGAAAGCCTAATGGGGTAATTTTACAGAATGCAAAATTAATAGCTCAGTTTGGAACTCAGTTAATAATAAGAGTACCTGTTATTCCGGGAGTTAATAACGATGAAAATAATGTAAGAGCTACAGCTAATTTTGCAGTTAGCCTTAAAAGTGTTAAAGAATTGC
The genomic region above belongs to Clostridium sp. AWRP and contains:
- a CDS encoding histidinol phosphate phosphatase, which produces MFDTHVHTNFSTDSDMKIEEAIKSAKEKGISFITTEHMDINFPKEGLFCFNVDEYLNKYLKYRNDNLLLGIELGMKEDCLEQSRKLIKDNSFDYVIGSIHLVENLDLYYSDYYEGKSKKEAYFKYLEDMLKNLKQFEFIDSLGHIDYIARYAKFEDKELYYSDFPDVIDEIFKVVIDKEKCLELNTRRIKNKNSIKNMLEIYKRFNELGGKYITVGSDAHNLDSMGSNFREAVEIARRCNLKIVYFKNRKEEYDKEV
- a CDS encoding glycyl-radical enzyme activating protein, yielding MLNYQVNLDKKGVIFDIQRFSVHDGPGIRTIVFFKGCPLSCRWCSNPESQCMEPQVMFIPSKCIGCKKCYEVCSNGAIDFNLPSRVDQNKCVKCGKCVENCYAGALNLAGNTRTVKELLLELKKDNIYYRRSGGGITLSGGEVTAQPEFAEELLKGCKQNGWHTAIETAAFTSPKVLERMLPWIDLVMLDIKHMDANKHLEYTGKPNGVILQNAKLIAQFGTQLIIRVPVIPGVNNDENNVRATANFAVSLKSVKELHLLPYHRLGENKYEYLGHDYIMKGLQPPTKEEINNLKELVEEYGLICKVGGID
- a CDS encoding glycyl radical protein, encoding MNDVLNKLYTANQSKRIEKLTNDLYSVTPEIEAQRAVLITESFKETEAYPMIIRRAKALEKILNEMDIVIRDEELIVGNLTKKPRAASIFPEFSNKWLLEEFDTLAKRTGDVFLISEDVKSQLREVFKYWDGKTTNELATEYMFSETKEAMEAGVFTVGNYYFNGIGHISVDYAKVLSKGFNGIIEDAESEKAKADKQDPDYIKKDQFLTAVIITSKAVIKFARRFAELARNLASQSLDSRRREELMQIAENCQWVPERPARTFYEALQSFWFVQSIIQIESNGHSISPMRFDQYMYPYFKKDISNGLITQEKAQELLDCLWVKFNDVNKVRDEGSTKAFGGYPMFQNLIVGGQTIDGRDATNELSFMCLEATAHTKLPQPSISIRAWNKTPDELLLKAAEVTRLGLGMPAYYNDEVIIPSLTSRGLTLEDARDYGIIGCVEPQKGGKTEGWHDAAFFNIVKVLEITINNGMDNGKQIGLRTGDFASFTSFEKLFDAYKLQMEYFVKLLVNADNSVDLAHGERAPLPFLSSMADDCIARGKSLQEGGAHYNFTGPQGVGVANAADSLEAIKKLVFEDKKISLQDLKNALDTNFGECKKSPMSELAKSINEVGDMKGLTPETILKVIEKLLSEEKKTSLEGLEPGKDINLGSYGNKESIRQMLLNRAPKFGNDIDEVDDLAREAALIYCNEVEKYTNPRNGQFQPGLYPVSANVPMGSQTGATPDGRKAGEPLADGVSPVSGRDAMGPTAAANSVAKIDHCKASNGTLFNQKFHPSALEGQTGLQNLSSLVRTFFDEKGLHVQFNVVSRETLLDAQKNPENYRNLVVRVAGYSAHFTSLDKSIQDDIIKRTEHTF
- a CDS encoding flavin reductase family protein; this translates as MDFTNNSAEVIKQLDKEGAFLTSKYNGKVNTMTIGWGSIGFVWRKPVFTVLVRQSRYTKEFIENSGNFTVSVPFRSDMKKALAICGTKSGRNIDKFKVCNLQLNSGRSVDSPVIAGCDMYYECKIIYKQDMKKELLTKEVDLNCYLDGDYHTVYYGEIVNCYEK
- a CDS encoding AEC family transporter; its protein translation is MIVRVINQVIILSLMMLIGVFAKKKNIITEEGEKSLSSFLVNITLPSLLITSFNYRYSEKMIANAESIFLYSIIIHIVIILLSKVCAYKYEDKVKKVMRFIIIFSNSGFMGYPVLEGLFGKVGIFYGAIFNIPLNIFMFSVGIAIYTGKNDIRNIKNVISNPVIISTVVGFLMFVFSIKLPYVIDTTLSSVGSMTTPLSMIIVGTMLAGVKLKDIFSGFQVYYTSFMRLILVPLVTVLLLKLMKADSFMIQMCAVIEAMPSAVLASVLAQQYGADNKLAARSVFITTIISMITIPIVVIFIQFLTKV